A DNA window from Takifugu flavidus isolate HTHZ2018 chromosome 15, ASM371156v2, whole genome shotgun sequence contains the following coding sequences:
- the LOC130539616 gene encoding RING finger protein 212B-like isoform X2, protein MLGGFETNEPIRMSVAASLGQSRWSFRTRRDNDANSLKREEIAQIRKPTELKMDWFHCNQCFTRRGSKFAVASCGHIHCEACIKSEQCAICGSSCSYLAITDEMKPQEKAFFTDPMKLIQSRMEQISKIACFQRTQMERVIGHLKAKSGELQRHLHEVTEKIYSQVSELSRENADLKKQLSELKRQTAELKKPLSQRRVSPGHFQRDGTQRISLPVAVASPVTPHSRPMSHFGSAEVQGWARDRGPRLTSFRTPGSVTSISSRSSFHEGRTPIPFSTPARTLQQTPNVSQFQFVRGLSTQSPRRE, encoded by the exons ATGTTGGGCGGGTTTGAGACAAACGAACCAATCAGGATGAGCGTTGCTGCATCACTCGGCCAATCACGGTGGTCGTTTCGGACTAGGCGGGATAACGATGCAAATTCTTTAAAGAGGGAAGAAATCGCACAG ATTCGGAAACCCACAGAATTAAAAATGGACTGGTTCCACTGTAATCAGTGCTTCACGAGAAGGGGGTCAAAATTTGCCGTGGCCAGCTGTGGACACATCCACTGTGAAGCGTGCATTAAGTCCG AACAGTGCGCCATTTGTGGATCTAGCTGCAGCTATTTGGCCATCACAGACGAG ATGAAACCTCAGGAAAAGGCGTTTTTCACCGACCCCATGAAGCTCATCCAGTCACGGATGGAGCAAATTTCAAAG ATCGCTTGTTTCCAGAGGACGCAGATGGAGAGAGTCATAGGCCACCTCAAGGCGAAGTCTGGGGAGCTGCAAAGACACCTGCATGAAGTCACTGAAAAAATTTACAG ccAAGTGTCTGAGCTCAGTAGAGAGAATGCTGATCTGAAAAAGCAGCTGTCGGAGCTGAAGCGGCAGACCGCTGAACTGAAAAAACCGCTTTCGCAGAGGAGG GTTTCTCCAGGGCACTTTCAGAGAGATGG CACTCAAAGGATATCCCTCCCTGTGGCCGTCGCCTCCCCAG TTACGCCTCACTCACGGCCCATGAG TCACTTTGGCTCGGCAGAGGTGCAGGGCTGGGCCAGGGACCGAGGCCCAAGGCTGACCTCCTTCAGA ACTCCCGGATCAGTGACCTCCATCTCCAGCCGCAGCTCCTTTCACGAAGGCA gaacacCCATCCCCTTCAGCACGCCCGCAAG AACACTGCAGCAGACTCCCAATGTCTCCCAGTTCCAGTTTGTCCGTGGATTATCCACACAATCACCCAGACGTGAatga